ttaacatGACAACTCATaactatattatataatttattaaatttttattaattattggaagtaataaaaaaatttaatttataaaaactatAAGTGTttgttaatattatattattaaagtacagttttttataattttttatcaattataacaacaatattattttaaattttgcacCTCTACATCTAAACCTATGTCCGTCCATGAACATATCCATTGTTTgagcaagaaaagaaagaatttCTCTACCCTAGAGgaataagaaaattattaaataataaaattattatgttcGAAGttgttaaatatatttaatatttaaatttatcttaaattatttgaatctaTTTTATATCCAATTATTATTACTTTGAAAAATATTCAAATCTTTTtgattttatgaattttaatttaataatttaaataaaatatatttaaaaggaAGTTATATGCATGGATAACGCAATGCAATACTCTTTAGATTGTGCACATAGCAACATTATGCAAAAAATTGTctattatatacatatatatataaatttttattaattgtgaattatttaatgattgaaaattatttattttttctaaaaaaattactaatactTTTTCCAACCcatgatttttgttttttattttagttagaaTATCAAATTCtctctattaaatttttaattatatttcatcttttatataaaataaggatattaaattttattgaacgaataaaatcattatttataataatagtttgaattaattattaataaattgtttgaattctcatttgaaataaataaataataaatgaaattatattaaaaataaaataaaattaaatagagttataataatcaatttataatttaacaatgaaaataaaagtatataatattttgagtcaaatctaaaataaaaaagccgataaaaaaataaaacgaaAGGAGTATAAATTCATGCTATGAAATTAGTATAGTGGattgatatatataaaattagcttaaaattattgaataattTGGTAGCAGAGCCGGACTTAGTCgacttatataattaatatcagaatcatttgaattaaaaagaaaattatgcgGAGCTGGTGAATTTATAAAGAAAAGGCTATATGTGGGATAAAGCTGAGCCAATTGAGATATTAGCGAACTATGATGATTAAAGTCTTGTTTGattcaaatatattattttttgaaaagtcACTTTTAATAATTAACTTAACTAGATTGGGATAAATAAGTTACTTTTCTCTTActaaaagaagaaaaactcTTAGACTTTCTAAAAAGTAAgtagaataaataatttttatattttttaagagtGTCAAGTTTTATAATTAAGTTATTCCaattaaataaagtttaaaagtTCTGACTTAGTAATTATATCCGATTTATCGTAATATGATAGTCTGAGAgtgttataaaaataaagttaactCAAAAGCACTAGAAAAAGTGATACTATTAAGTATTTAATACTTGATATGTAGTTGGTCCTGGCCCCAAAATCTAGTATTGAAAGCTAAACAAAAGCTGGATTGAACTTAAAAAAGCACAGCTTAGAGAAGATTAGCACCACAAGTACTATAGAATGGGCTATCCTTATCAACGGGTTAACACCAATAATAGTGATAAGAGATTAAACTACCACCACAAGACCATAAGACCACAAGTCCACCAAGCCATTGAGGAACCATCGATCCCTTTATGGACCCATCAACAATTAAGGCTTAACCATTATTGATAGGTCATGTAGCCATTCTATTATTTGACTCATCACTTTTCTTCCATTTCTTTTTTTGGATATTGACTTCATAACCAATTGGGATAAGCAAATTTAATCCCTTAATCAATATTAGTAAGATTGACATTAATGCTCACACATGGGTATGCAGCTATATGTTTATTCAACACTGACCATCAAACTTCTAAATGTGATGGGATTTAACTCTTaaagctctttttttttttctaaacgatcaaatttttatacatagtttaatttttgttttagtaaaaaaatttattaattaatttttaattaatactcTAAATACTAGAAAATGCAATATTTTTttctggaaaatatttttttaacacatTAAGTCTTAAatacttaataaattaattaggaaaatTTGTCATTTAATATTTTGCAGATCGTCAGTTATTTTctatcaaaatattaaatttttataaaaaaaatattttataaaacatcCCTCTCGCGCAGCTTCTCATGCACTTAgagttaggggtgagcattcggtcggttcggttcaaaaccgaatcgaaccgaataaaccgaaaaccgaaattttagattttatgaaaatcgaaccgaaccgattttggtcagaaaccgaatcgaatcgaaccggtctgattcggttcgattcggttcgattcgatcggtttcaatttttaatattttttttaattttttacactttatttttagtattttaaaatttaattaaaatattttaattttaatataatttaatttctctatattattgaaaaaacatattattattcctaatcggttcggttcgattttttcggtttttttctgatcaaaaccgaaccgaaccgaaataaccaaaatttctgaaatttaaaaccgaaccgaaccgaaatgtataaaaaaccgaaccaaattttcaaatcgattcggttcggtcggttttttcggttcgaACCGAattctgctcacccctacttagAGTGGGTTCTTGCCAATAACTTGAAACGAAATTTATTCTCCTGTatggtttttaatttttattgtaatttttaatatatgaatttttttatattattaaatattgcaatgtattaataaatataattgaaagacaaaaggtttaaaatttatttaacgtgaaaatttaaattataaattttatatttaattttaaggttTGATAATTATACGAGATAAAATAAACATTTTCATCTTATGAttgtttttagaaaaaaatgaatagaaaaaaatacttgtcacataatatatatataaaaatttaactatctaattttaaaaatattattttaatatcgaGTTATGTCTGAtttgatttattaatataatattaaagccCACAATCaaggataattttttaaaaaataccatATTTCTTAGAGTCTCATGCTTACGTCtgattatatttttcattatatttttcattatatttttccttcttatcatcaaactttttattttatattttttttctgtacacgcaaattttattatttttttgagagaaatgtttttttttaattattttttctcattatataaaaatttgtgTGGTTCTTAAATTTGCATATACTTAATAGCAATTTCAATCAGataagtaattgaatttgaggcGAGGGACATATTGCTTTTCAGTTTTCAGAAGGTGGGGCCAGAGGATGAGGACATAAATAGAATTTCCTTTTGATTTGGAAATGTCAATGAAAACGACACGCGTCCATTGGAAAATAAGGAAGGCGACATCCATAGACGagcttaaaaagtttaattcatGGGTCCACGGGATTAGGGGTCTAgaatttttaagatttttacTAACACTTTTCAAATGTAATTGCAATTCTATTTTGTTGTAGTGAAAAAAATTCTGCCAGAAACGATGTTGGAAAGACCTGTGAGTTAAAAATTtccattctttttttatttagtgaggggtatttaatttaaattgaaatttttaattaaattaaattaatttaaaatttttattcaattttttatttattttattttaatttttaattttaaaaatttcagttatttcattataattttaattaaaaaaaattaaaaaaattaaactaaatcgaTTTAGtggtaataatatattatttttaataatacaagagattaaattatattaaagttaaaatattttaattaaattttaaaatattaaaagaaaaacgtaaaaaataaaaaaaattattaaaaattcaaatcgatttgaatcgaattaaattagactaattcggtttgatttaatttttgaccaaaatcagtttggtttaatttttataaatactaaaattttaattttcaatttatttaaatcgattcgattttaaaccgaaccaatCAAATACTTACCCCTAATCTTATCAACAAATCGCCCCGATAAAGtgaaaaaattattcattacaAAAGTTGTAGGTATAACAAATCATTTCTACACAATTATTCCTATAGACTTGCAGATTTCAGAGACTACAGATGTAACAAGGTTGAGCAACAGTAGGTCGACTCCTCTGAGCTTATCCTATATTGCTTCTTTTCTACACAATTAAGTAATACACATTAATTTTCAGAGTAGACCTGATATAAAGGTCACTCCAGTAGAAGGCAGCCAAGATGTTCCTCCAATAAAATTGCCAACAGTAAACTTGACAGCCTCTTGTGCTCCAATAACATGAAATCCAGGCCAATTTACTCTCTTTGAAGTTCCAGCTCCAGGGCCTGTGTTCATGTACTCTGCAAAGTAGAGTGTTTTATAATAGGATCTTTCACCAGGCCACTCTATCCATCCCCTTGAATGTATAGCATCATctatgcttgattccattatcaCTGCCCGTGAATATTCCTTCCAGGGCCTGCCTAGATATGATTCGTAGTTGTGTTTAACAGGAGAAAAATCTGAGCTCGCTGTTATCCTGCAATTCTGAAGAGAAAAGCCAGTATTTTGTCCAGGATCTGTTCTTCCATTGGCTAGAATTACATTGTAAGCTCCCTCACGCGGCCGGCGAAGCACCACGTAGCAATTCTGGAAAATAGCAGCTGCGTTGCCGAAGATGAAGTCTATTGTGCCATAAATGTCGCATTCTCTGTAGAATTGACGAAGTGCCTGTGCAAATAAGGTGTCTTGGTAACCTGCTATGCTGCATCTGTAGAGAACTGAATGATCAGATGCAATGTATAAAGCTAAAGCTTGTTCTCCACGGGGTCCTGCCGTGTTCTCAAAGCCAATGTCTCGAGCTATGAATCCATCGCCTGTAATTGCTGCCAAGAAAGTAAGAGGATCAATTGTCCGCCACATTAAcatagaatttattttttctcctttttgttTTCTGCCAATACTTGCCAGAATTTTGTCCACCGTGGAGCAAGTCACCTCTAAGTCACAAACAAGGGTCTCTTGTATACACGATAATCGGAATTcgtctaaaaattttaattatttcttttatatcaTAGCTTAGTTCTGacaattacttaaaatttttttattgtcaaTAAATACGGATTatgtcaaagaaaaataaaaaaacttactTAAATTAATAGgttcatataaaattttatccatTTATAATTCGAAATTATATAGACTTAGTTtaagtaaaaattaatagaaaagaaTTTATTATTTGGTATAGTATTTTAGTTGATTAATTTATTTCCTTtggaatttaatatttatttaaatactataatatatattatcttttaattaaatgtgaattatttaatatttttaggttattttttattgtactatttaattatattatattacttCCTTACAAAACGTACCCTTCAAGTAttataccaaaataataaatgagTGTCAATTACGAGTTGGTTTTTAGTTTTAAGAGATAGAAAGAATGAAAGACTAACTGAATGTGGCAGAGCCAGGCATGGAGGAACCTCCGGCGACACTGTCATCACCGGTGATGACAGTGGAGTATTTACCGTCTCCGATCAAAGTAATACCATCTTTATTGGTGTGAATTTTCTCTTTGTAAACTCCTGCCTTCACATATATCACAAACCTACCCCCACTGGCAGCTTTGATAGCTTCTGAAATCGTTCTATAGTTGCCTGTTCCGTCTTTGGCAACCACTGCATTCGCCTTGATGATGCTACTTTGGAGGAGTTTACGATCTTTCGCTGATACCCACTTGGGAAAATCTTTTATTTCCTCTCCTAGACGTCTACTTCTGGTGTTATTTTTAAGCTTAGAATTATTACCAGTAATCCTGTTGATAAGAGCTAAAGGGTTGCTGACCAACTGGGTGAGATAATCCATTTTACGGGAAATTTGGGAGTTGCCGACACCGGCGGTAGAATCTTTGCAGGATTGTTGGAAGGTCAAGGCTGCACTTAGCCAGGTTTGGATGTCGTTCTTGTTCTTTCTTGGAGATTCTTTCAATGCCGACAGCGACCGGTCTAGCTGTTTCAGCGACAACCTGACAAGCTTTTCACAATAATCTGCATGCATGCACAGTAGAGCAAAGCTTAGTTTTTGAGAACCAAAAAAGCAagctattatttataaaaaaattagagaaattGAACCTGTGACGGATTTAGCAAGTTGAAAATCTTGGATTTCCAACTGGGAGCTCATTGTTTGGAGATAGGTTCTTGGCAGATTGGTCTCTGAAACTGTCTTGTTAACAAGAGCAGATATAACATGAAGAGGATGATCCCTCGACTCCATTAAGGTTTTTTTACAGAGGCTAGGGTATCGAGTGAAGCTACATTCTGTTTGGACCTGTGCTTGAAAGTTGACATCCAAGGGAACAGCCCATGACATGGAGGCCACAGATACCAGGAGCCATAAGCTCATCAAACGTATCAGCGTTGCCATGTCAAAGAAACAAGCTAAAGGGTTTTAGCCAGAGAGGGGGATCAAGTGATTTTGTTAAgaaatctcatgaaaacttAGCAGATGGAGGATTAATATTTATAGTGAAGGAAGAGAGAAAATTCTTTTGGGTACGCTTTTACAAAGTTCCAGAGAAGGTTTGTGTTAGCTAGGTGGTCTATTTGGATGAGACGTGATGAATTAGTGGTGCTCAAATAGTCAAATGTCCATGTCTGGTGGCCCCAATATAAATCTCCTTTTATACGTTGGGTTGGGTCTTATATAGCCACATTGCTATTGAGGGCTTTTTTCATCATGTATATAATACTTATATGTAAAATCTTATGTAATtagaatttatttgtaataaatatttatttacatataatatatttattattatgtatgataaatataaaatatatttattttgatataaaattaaaattaaaaaactatatattttattaatatttattttaaagactgttataatttaccattaattttttaaatttcatttaatactcttaattataattataaaaaattaaaaatatttaattttattattcaaacttTAAATTTAGATAATGTCAATCTATGTAAACATTTTTTTCcagtaaacaaaataaaatgtttaattAAACTATTATGTGAATTACAACCACTTTTCAAATGTGCAACTATAAATTGTCTacgtatataatattatttatcttaTTATAAATAGCTAATACAACGcatatatgaattaaaaatataattttttttaaaaaaatttactatttaactattattgaaaatttcataaattgattttgaatttctaaaaatatattaaaatatttttaaaattttaaaaaatctgtgAATTagtcatttcattaattttagccgttaaatattttactatatagtttttatagttttaaaaagttcattttgatattttaattttgtaaaaagtctattaattaattcattcatAGTGAgggcattttaaaattttttacaatatttaacgattaaaattaataaaaagaccaattaataaattttttaaaattttaaatacattttaatatattttttaaaattaataaactagTTAATGAATAGTAATGTTGCTTTATATATACATTCATcatgcataaaaaaaatataactaatataattattacGTTTGAgaggaaaatttataaaaagtaaCTAAATACTACTATATTTTAGGATTTAGGCAATAGTATGCTTTGAAGcagttatataattattatattaatactaTTAAGGTAACAATTTGACAacagtttaaaattattaaatttttttttaactttttatattatgtatattaatataatttaataaaaaatttattttatatttacaaaaaccataattttattcttattttttatttgctgtaaaaaaaattttaaattattagtttatatttagcaatgaaaataaaaaatatattatttaaaattaaactattaaacCAACTAATATTACCAACGAAATCACATGGGCCATTAATCCGATTTTTAGCAaccaatatattatttaaaatattttgatataaaaattgaatatcaTGATTTGTTTGGGATACAAAATACACATGTATAAAAAAAAGGTgattatgatttaaatattaataattcgaAAACTAAGATAAAGTGATGAATTGATATAGATGGATGTGGACAAGGAAAGATACCcatcatatttattaattataagaaGAATTTTCCACCTCTAATTTCTTCTACTTATGCAAGTTGTGGCTACTTTTCACTGGAGAAAAAGCTTGATGGAAAGGGAGAACAcagattattaattataaaaaattagaaaaattatgtattttaattatttgtattttcattttattatattttaagtactaaaataacttttattatttttcatagacTAAATTTATACAATTATCACTTTATAttgtgtttagaaataagaaagaaaaatatgaaaaaaaaaatttttttagttgTGTTTGGTTGGTGGAAGGAAAATATTATGAGTAAAGTTAGgaggagatcggaaaagagagaagaagaagatcgggaagaagaagaagaagaagaggaggaagaggaagaggaaggagagagaatgggtattttagtttttttaattaaaattaacggtgatttaactgaaaatctaacgggagggtcTAATGTCATAGgttttaaaaattacagtgaccaaattaaagattttttaaaatagagggacaaaagattgcatttcactaaatcagagggactaaattacagtttaccctttttttaatgataaaatttcatttttatctttatttattttagtaaattaaaaaaatttcttcccACTTTTCCTCTAATTTAGAGAAAATTTTTTTGatggaatataaattttattttccttttaaattttttttcttttcaatttcttcttaaataaacataaaaagttGTTGATTATGTTGACGTGACTAATGGTATTGTCACATATGATATTAACATACCATGCCAACaacttttcatgattttatgttaaaaatgaaagttcttaaaaaaataaaataaaattgcaaGTACTAAATGCAAAACTTCAAAatgtgcaaaaaaaaaaaaaaaaaaaaaaatgaaaagagagaaaggagaaaaaatctttgattgattttaaaatgTAACATTACAGTATCTGTCTAGAAGTTTCAGTTGGTATTTTCATAGCAGGAAGTCACGTGCCTCTTATGAGGCcagattaaaaaattacataataactccctaaaacaattacaaaaaaaaatataatttattacatCAGAATATAGTTTATTACAACAGCAACCAAAGTTATTACAATAGTAAATTAACAGTGAACTTAACGCCTCCTCATTAAGTTGAAgccgataaaaaaaaaagttaaacttACTGGACAAAGAGTTATATATGTCTACAGGCCGGCAAAGCTTTGGTAAAGAGTTTTGCCAATTGGTCTTGTGTAGGAAGATGACAGAGTAAAATGAATCCCTATTTGAGCTAATATCGCACAATATAACAGTCGATCTCTATATGTTTGGTGCGCTCATGCAACGCTGTATTAGCAACAATACGTAAAGTTACCTTATTGTCACAGTGAAAGGGTATAAAATATAGCTAATCCAAAGAAGCTCACAGACTGTGTTAGCCATAGCATGGTATTCTGCCTCAACGGATGATTTAGAAATAGTGgtatatttctttatttttcaagaTATAAGACAAGGTCCCAAAAATATTTAGTAACCATATAAAGACTTACGAAAATATGAACAAGCTGTCCAATCAGAATCACAATAGGTAGTGAATGATAAGTCAGTAGTGATAGGAAAATATAGGTCCTGGAGCAAGGACCCTTTAAGATATCTAAGCACATATAAAGTAGCCTCCCAATGAGGCTTTCTGGGCATGCTCATAAATTGATTTAGATGCTGCACGGCATAACATATATCAAGCCTTATTAAATGTATGTAAAGAAGCCTACCAAGCAGTCTTCTATACATATTAGATTCAGATAAAGACTCTCCTAAGTCAAGAGTCAAATAAAAGCCTTGTAGTAATGGAAAGGATGTTGGTTTACAATAAAACACGCCTGTATCTTTAAGCACAtctgaaataaattttatttgactgAGAACAGTGGCCTGTGAGGATCTAGCCACCTCCAAACCCAAGAAATATTTTAGAGGTCCCAAATCTTTAATAGTAAACTTTGGGTGCAACTCATGCTTGCATTTTATTAATGGCATCAACATAGATTCCAGTTAAGATAACACCATCAATATATACCAACAGAGCTAAAAATAGAGAACCAGTGTATTGAATAAAAAGGCAATGGTCATGAGAGAATTgcataaattttaaagttttaagaaATGTTATAAACTCAATATTCCATTACTTAGAGGCCTGTTTGAGCCCATATAGAGATCTTTGAAGTAAACATACTTACCTAGGTTAAGCCTTGTGATAGCCCCAAGGAGGTATCATATATACCTCTTCATTTAAATATCCATGTAAGAAACCATTATTTATATCTAATTGAAAAATGGGCCACTGTCTAAAAGTTGCTAGAGCAATGAAGATTCTCACTGTGGTAAGCCTAGCCATAGAAGATAATCTATCTTTATAGTCTAAGCCCTCTATTTGGTTGTAATCTTTTGCAACCAAACGAGCTTTGTATCTATCAACCTCTCTAGTGGGTTTAAATTTCACTTTATATACCCATTTACAACCTATagactttttatttttgagCAAAACAATAAGGATTTAAATTTCACTACCATTGAATATGCTTTATTTACTATCGGCAAAAGATCCATCCCAAGGATCTGATCTCTCACGGTTCCAAACATGTCATTTAGACCCATTAAAAACTGCATAATCTTGTTTCTGTTTGTTATTTCGGCAATGGCTTTAGAAGGCCCACAAGTGCAAGTAGGAAGAGTCTCCATAGAATCAAGCTCATCCCAAAATCTCTTTAGCTTAGTAAAGTAGACAGAAATAGAGGCATTCTCTTGAGACATAAGAGAAATCTTTCGGTGCAACTCATAGATCATAGGACCGTTGCACTCACCAAATTTTTCATAGATCTCCAACCAGAGGTCTCTGACAGATGCAGTGTAGGTAAAGCCATCTATCAACTCTTTGGAGATCGAGTTTAGAATCCAAGATGTGATCACATCTTTTCCACTGCTCGTAGTTCTCAGAGTCCTTACTAGGTGTTGAAAATGTTTCTTCGACAAACTCTAACTTCATCTTGGCTCCTAGGGCTATTTGAACAGCCATATTCCAAGATCGAAAGTTAGTTCCTATAAGAGGTGCATAGACAAGACCATACTTGGATGATTGGAGGACTGTAGACTTAATAGACCTCCCATTCCTTGCATTAGGATCTGTCCTTTTTCTAGCATCACCTTTGATATATGCTCCTTATTGTTGTTGCCTCGTTCCATCATTGTCTGATCATGCAATAATGCTTAGATCTACTCGCATGCAAGAGATGAGGCGGCATCGAGGGTTCAAaccctagctctgataccatgtttgAAACGAGAGAAGAGAGAAAACATCTTTGATTGATTTCAGATTGTAACGTTACAATATCTATCTGAAAGCTTCATTTTTATATGCACCAGGAAGTCACGCGCCTCTCACGAGGCCAAATTAGAAAATTACATAATAACTCTCTAAAACAATTACAAAAGAATATAGCttattacaataataaataaagttATTACAATAATAAACTAACAGTGAACTCAACAAGAGAGGTGAGAAAAATATAGTGAGATGGAGAGGAAGAATGGGATAAAAGCACTATTACATGCTAGGGTTTATATAGTAATATTTTAGCagtgattataaaattattgtcttaatactattaatataatagtttagcaataatttaatattgttataaaaaaatttatttttttattatataataatatattttaataaaaattttattttatatttaattaaattataattttaatcacaCACGTttgatttattataaaaaagtaagTAAATTATTACATATGGTTCCTGTTTTAAACTTCTTTTTATAGTTGTGGGTAAGGAGTCACTCTCttcctttttattaattaaattacttaaattGAAGACCAcaataaatacaaattaatttaataaagcaTTAAGCCATATAAATCCAACAACACTTAAAATTCCAAATACACCTTGAAAAAAGTGGTTAAATGTACAC
The genomic region above belongs to Manihot esculenta cultivar AM560-2 chromosome 3, M.esculenta_v8, whole genome shotgun sequence and contains:
- the LOC110611067 gene encoding pectinesterase, giving the protein MATLIRLMSLWLLVSVASMSWAVPLDVNFQAQVQTECSFTRYPSLCKKTLMESRDHPLHVISALVNKTVSETNLPRTYLQTMSSQLEIQDFQLAKSVTDYCEKLVRLSLKQLDRSLSALKESPRKNKNDIQTWLSAALTFQQSCKDSTAGVGNSQISRKMDYLTQLVSNPLALINRITGNNSKLKNNTRSRRLGEEIKDFPKWVSAKDRKLLQSSIIKANAVVAKDGTGNYRTISEAIKAASGGRFVIYVKAGVYKEKIHTNKDGITLIGDGKYSTVITGDDSVAGGSSMPGSATFTITGDGFIARDIGFENTAGPRGEQALALYIASDHSVLYRCSIAGYQDTLFAQALRQFYRECDIYGTIDFIFGNAAAIFQNCYVVLRRPREGAYNVILANGRTDPGQNTGFSLQNCRITASSDFSPVKHNYESYLGRPWKEYSRAVIMESSIDDAIHSRGWIEWPGERSYYKTLYFAEYMNTGPGAGTSKRVNWPGFHVIGAQEAVKFTVGNFIGGTSWLPSTGVTFISGLL